The Canis aureus isolate CA01 chromosome 6, VMU_Caureus_v.1.0, whole genome shotgun sequence genome contains the following window.
ATCCATTCAGATAGTTGAAGACATACTCTGTATTTTTGGTTTACTGGGAAAGTTTGTGATGtttcaatttttgtttctgtCTGACATTTTGAAATTTGCTTTCAGAGTAAAATCATAGCACTGACTTTTAACCAAGACAcgaaaatattaatgtattaatgtaTATGTCTGCTGTGGCCTCCAAGAGTAAAAATACCTTACATTTTCAGAGCTTATTTAGTTTTAAGAGCCAAATGAAGGTCAGATGACCTGTTAAGTTGGTGGTCATGGGACAGGACAAAAAGCTGATTAAATAGATAATTACTCTTCTCAGGCTAAaacttgaatttaagaaacaagagcATTTCGATATTGCACCCGGCATGCATATGGGGTTTGCGAAGTATGAAGGGTACGATATGAAATGTACTCATTTGGATGAAGAGTTAAAGTGTTGACATTCACCCATCCCTTCTATGGAAATATCCTCTGTCTCACTTCCTCCTCAGGTCTCTACTCCCTGGAGCCTAGAACCAGCATTCAGAGGCACTGCCCCACGCAACAGCCCCAGGGCCTGAGCTGCTTATCACTATAAGGGCTTCTATGTTCCTTTGGGACCATTGTTGACAACACCTGATGACAAACATTTGGAGAAAATGTTCCCATTGTGCAAAGAAAGGGTTTCATTTAATTGTACACTGAAGGATAAATTTAGTCAATGAAACTATTTTGGTTTGGGGTTGTACCTCTACGTAAGGCACGTTTGCCCTCTAACATTTAGATGAGCAGTGAAGATTTCAGTCAAACATCCAGATGTTTCCAGAGTTGGTGGGTGGGCTCTCCAGTGCTACCCTATTTGCTCCAGGGCCAGGGAGCAGATCCAGGAAGAGCAGTTGTGATTGTGGAGATTGTGGTTGTTCCTGAATGATGGTGCCGTTAGGGCTGGACTGAGGTTCTCAGCCTCCTaactctctgcctctgcctcctaaCAGCATCTGCCCAGGACCTGGCCTTCTGTGGAACAGACTCCACTTATAGATGTTTAACTCCCAAATAAACGCTGAATTCTAATAATTAACCTTAGTTTTATATTCTGGTTTTAATGTCAATTTCCAggaatttttactttctcttttcttacaaCCAATCTTAGAGATACAATGGGGATGGGGTCAAAGTTCATCTGCAGTAAGCATAACTAGTACATTTAACAATTACCAGAATGTAGCACAACATATGGTTTAGAGAAGTTTTTAAGAACACTTTGCATTAGGGCATTAAAAAATCAATGACACAGAAAGCAAGGTTAAATAGTTTTCTCCTCTATCAGTAGGACACAGACTTCTGCCAATTTCTTGGTGTTAAATTCTACATTAAATTCTTCCCCTGTGACGTTTGGCACTTCAGTGAGGtcacagaacagaacagaaaaggaaatcaatACCCCTGGAGAGGTTATGCTACCGAATGAACTAACTAAATATTAACTCCATTAGcgggggaaaaaaaggagtaagAACAAAATTAATACTAGGGAAATTATAGCAAACTGAGAGTTACAGCAAACTTTATATTTCACGATCAAAATTTGTTGCAAGTTTGTATATACATTGCTTCTTGAATTAGTATATCTTGAGTTCATTTAAAATTCTCTGGAGTTTCAGAACTTGTGCTttcaataaatgctattttttttctggagaattcTTTACTGTCCTTCTCTATCTCCTTAAAtttcatatacattaaaaaaaaaccattagtaagggggggggattttttttaataaataaaaagagactgATATCTGAAATATGGAGATAATTTCATTTTGAATACATATATTGAAAAACCTCAAAATTCATTGTTCACAAAAATGTCTACATTAATTCAGAGGTGGAAGATTTTATCAAATTTTACAGGGCACAAAGCAATtaaggtatttatccaaagtgACCTAGTGAGAGAATTAAAACTCAGATCTACCAGTTGTACTTCctagaatttttcttcttcttttcctttttaaaaaaaaatcgtaaGCATGTTCTAAGATTGAATGGAATAATAAATCAGAGTGCCTCATTCGCTATATATTCATGAGAAGTGTAACTGCTTCTTACTATTCTCAGAAATCCGTCCATAGCATATTAAGTACACTAGAGAATCATACCAGTGAaatcaaattgattttaaaacttctataCATATAACAAGATGCAGCCACGCTCAGAGTCCAATGGTGCCAGCGTTTCTACAATGAAATGTATTGAAATCGGGGATGACTCCACTTCCGTGATTTCCTTGACCTGCCATAGCTTTGAGCTGTCTCACCAGCTTACCCCACTGCATTCAATTTCAAATCACTTAACTTCACTAAAGTTATTCAAAATGGATATGCAAAACCTTCCTCTGGGATTGCAAGCAAAATgctgtcatttatatttttcagtagGTAATATTTTGACCAAACTACCAACCCCCCTAAACTATATTACTTGGCTTTAAGCCATGGGTCTAAACCTATGGATAGAAGTTCTACAGGCTTCTGAGGAATTTTGGCTGCTTAAAAACTTCATATTTCGGCCTTCtatttatatagaaatacacTACCTGCTGTGTGTAAGGCTAGTGATTATTAGCAAGGAAgttcttaaaaattcatttgaagatATTATCCTTTAGATTCCTGAAAAGTAATAGTTACTAATAAGGCTGAAAGGTtgaagggagggcagcccaggtggctcagtggtttagcgctgcctttggcccagggcatcatcctggagacctgggatggagtcccacgtcgggctccctgcatggagtctgcttctccctctacctgtgtctccgcctctctctctctgtgtctctcatgaataaataaataaaatcttaaaaaaaaaaaaaaaaggttgaaggGAGACTAAATTTAATTAAAGtgaggaactaaaaaaaaacaaaaaacaaaaacccaacacaAAACTGGACTTAAGTATTGTTGCTAAACTGAACTTATACTGGGAAACAATTGAAGCTAGAatccatattttaaagatatatctaTACCTTTACTTGTTTTGAGAAAGGACATAGAAATTCCTTGATAATGGCCACAGGAGtgaaaaattcaaatcaaaataaaaaattgcacCCTTagataatttgaaaagacatttcatttttctatgttATACTGAATATGTGCTGACATAAAATCCTGGTATTTTCCAATAATAATGTTGAATTAAACACTGGCTAAAGGAATACACAGTTCCATAAACCTTATCTGACCAATATTATAGGATTCATTTGGCATTACAGGTTATTTGGAATTCCCTTCTTTTAATTGGAAGCAAGCAGAGGACATAGATGGGTATGGATTCTATCTCTGAATTCCCAGTGCCTAGCAAAGCATCTAGCACAGGATAGGCATTTGGAAGAACTTGCGGAGTAATTGAGTAGATTAATAAATTAATGTGATCATTTAGAGTGGAAGTTAACAGTTGTTGCATGGGAAGAAATATTGCCATTCATGAACAGAGTGTTCTGGATAAAACATTCTACTGCTACCACTTCAAAGCAGCTAATCACAGGTCTTCATAATTTTATTGGGTCTTCTGGATTTTTGACGctttgctaaatgaataaattcttggAGTCTGATCACAAGTAAATACATTTAATACTAAAACACTGGCTAAGTAGGTGCTCACTCTGGGATTTTCTCAAAAAAGCATTTCAATACAAAGACCATGAGCTAATCTTCCCTGCAAAACAGGACAGCTGAAGGTACACCAAGGTTAGTCTCACAACAATCCAAACCCCTTAACATTTTTTGGGCTTAAGACATCATCTCCACATGCTCAGCAAAAGAACCAAAAGGATGAAATTCTTCTGACCCAAGATTCCaagataaatttaacaaaatgagcATTCGTTCATTTCAGTAATATTTGTCATCTCTTCCATGTCCCACCTGTCTCCCATtcaatatagtataatataataaAACCTACTACCTACACACATTTCTGAATAATGTGAGAATAAAATTGTAATATGGAAAATCAATGTGGAGCAAGTTTCTCTGGGAATCTGTATCAAATTAATTATTGTGAGGAAGGGACTAGTAATATATCAATAGTATGACTTGGTATTATTACCAACATAACTATTGACTGTACTACCCTGAGCTCCAGGCACTGTGGAATTTTTATGTATACACCGATCCTGACTATACTTTTCCTTAGGTCCTTTTggcatttgtatttctgtatgaATATCAAACAACAGTGGATTCCGTGGTTTCTATCCATTCTGGAGTTCTGATGGCTTTTCAGGGTTTACTGAACTTACTAAGCATGGGGGAACCAAACCACTTCCAAGGACAAGAGGAACATGTTCTCAAATGGAACCAGCCTACCCGTCCAAATtggaggaagatggagaaattcaGTTTTTAACAGATCTACAGGGACTATTAATATACATGAAGAGAACATAACTCTGTGAAGGAATCAGTATGTTTCAAAACTTTAGATTTCTGATGGGTATGCacatttgttaaaatgttaacttgaaaattttataaaaaatatgaatactaGCTATTAAGTGTCATGTAGGAATTAAAATTCCTAAGAAGAAACTATTTCAGTTTGTGGAATTTGGATTTTCTCATTAAATCTATGGAAATTCCTTTAAATTGTAACAATATAAATGTCAAACTATCTCATACTTTTGTTCAAATCATTGCTACCTCTTGAAAAGCTATAcgtattttacatcttttatagAATATTCACAAATTTTTACTTCCTTCAAAATTTGCACCCAAATAGAGTAACAGCTTAGCACAAGCAGACTTACGATGATTTATGATTTAGCTAAATGAAGTGTAAGGTCTGGTGTGAATTATTCtctaaatgtgttattttatattaaatgcaTGTACACTACAATTTGAGCTTTAATATCACCAACAGCCAACTCCGAAATAAAAACTTCTGAATCCAACCTTAAAATTAATGCAAGCAAATTACAGTGTACTAATTTTAACAAGCACCACTACATTAAAACCTGTCTTAAGATTAGTAAATCAAAAGTGGAGTCCATGTCCTGCCTCTGAATGGACTACATTACTAAAAAATACACAGTTGCGGCTATATgaaagttttcttattttattggaCTTCGAGCTTCGTGGGGCCTCCTCACAAAACGAGgtcatacataaaataaaacaaaaccaaataaaatctcCCCCTCGCAGAGGAAGTGATTGATGGTGCCACCAGGATGTGACACAGCTTTTAAATTCTCTGAGCTTGGTGTATTTTGGTAGAGGGGTATGAGAATTACCTAAGCGCTCACTGCTTGTACAGCACAGACCCAACACAGGCCTCCCTCCACTTCAGCTGTTGAAACAGCCCGAGTTAATTTGCATTCACCAGAGTACATAGAGACTCCCATCTGCGGTTTCCAGGCATGGGAGAAATTGGGCtacttttaaatctatttttagcTATATAGAGCCGCTAAATAGCATTTGATCTGGGGCTGAGGAATGTTgctaaaattgttttttcataTTCATGAATGTGTTGTTTCCAGTGGCTATTAATTTCTACAcatatcaaacaaacaaaagcaattgACTATCCAGAAATGTCTGGGAAATGGCTAGATATTACAGAATCAATCGAATAGAATTAGGAACCTTTTCTTGTGTGTATGTGCTAACCCATTAGAAATTCCTTGGTAGCAATCTTTTTCATTTCAGGCCTCAATTTTGTGAAATATCACACTAGGAAGGGAGTAGTTTCTGGCCAAATATCATTGCCTTTGTGACCCTACAGTGTACACTTCAGCTTGTCACAGAAAAGAAGCCACATTTAACAACAGTGTCATATTAGACACTTAAGAGTAAATTTGTGAAAGgtaattttatgaaatttcaaAGAGTGCAAGGCTTTAGTGTActgaaatgataataataaaaaaacactgaaagCGTGCTAACAAACAGGTAAAGCCAGCATGTACAAAAAAGCAACGCTGTGTATTTCACGTGGATTTGATGTGGCCGCTAACCAAGGATACATGACAAAATGATTCTTACTAACTCCTTAGCACTGTCAACCAAACTGGGATGTTGatcaatatttatagaatatattcacgaaataatttggaaatatcCGATGATCTAGAAAGGTCTCTTTCCACGATATAGAAAGCTAGGTTTTTCATGAAAATAGGTATTTGccttttgccatttaaaatattGAGGAGTTACTTTacgagaaaataaaaacaaaggtttGGAGACCTTTTTCATTGGACTTTGCTGTTATATAAGATTCCTTTAAgatcccattttctttatttctgcgCCCCAAAccactcttttctccctctccctcacttcctagctggctctctctgtctcatttgaCAGGCAAATTTGCAGACATTGCCGCAGGATAACAACCTCGTTTGACAGTCAATTAACCGTGAATACTCAAAGCCAAGGCAGTTTGCATTACATAAATGGAAAATTAGATTCCTTTTTCCCAAGAAACAAAACCCTCTCCTTAAGACACTGCAATAGACAACTTAGTATCAAAACTTCTAATCACGTCTTCCCCAAACCCCTTGGAGACATTTAGCAATCAGTAAAAGGTGGTTTCATTTAATTTGTATAAtgtaatttttgtaaatgtattaTACATTTTGTGTAGAGATCATTATCATGGAGATAATATAAATGTTGGCATAGATGTCATAAAACACCTTTAATGTCTTTCTGACAGATATTAAAAGCAATAAGCTGTGATCCTTTTTAATGGAAGGTTTCTAAGAGAACATTtcaattattgtcattttatgcTTTTCCAGCCTGTTTCATTGTGTAACCTgatatatttctgaattttcttctgaaatatgcCCAGCAATTAATAATCTTATTGCTATTAATGTCACTGCTTTcccatttgtgtttttcttagtTATATCTACTAGGaattgttcttcttcttcttttttttttaatctttacccTTGTACTAAATATTCAGTCTTTTGATTATGAATTTCAGCCCCTGTCTCTGACATCTGACTATTCATTCCTCCTATTTGTCCCCAGCATACCTGATCTTTCTCTCCAAAAATCTCCTCCAGAAGCATCAGAGTCTGTGATGAAAAAGCTATGCTCCTTGTTCTTGTCTAGAatcaaacaaaacacaaaatctaCAAGTGATCACACTGACAAGTGGCAAACAAAGACATCCAAGAATTTTAACCTGTATTTATGTATCTGTGTATGTTTCCGGTGTTGATGGTAAAGACTTAGGTTGAGAAGGGGGGCAACAGCACTGTTATTTGGAAAATCGCCATTGCTTGGCAACTAAGAAAAAAACTAAGTGTTGCCCTTTAAaatacactacacacacacacacacacacacacacacacacacacatgaaaggGCATGAAAATCCAATAGATGAAAATCCATGGAAAGGAGGCATGAAATCCAATAGATGAAAATccgtggaagggaggtgggggtgtgaGATGCTCCATGTAAGTGTCACACAAATGGTGAAATGCAGGAAAGAAAACTCgtggcttatttttcttttacctgaAAAGTTGCTGTCGTCCTTTGTAGGTAAAATAACTTGGTTATTTTCCTTAGCTTTCTGATTCTGTGAGGAGAAGAATTAGATACACAAATCAATGCCTGGATCAAACCATATGCTAATGTCAACAGTCAGCAGGAAGAAGCATCAATAAAAGTGACTCCATGGAGCCTCAGGAGACATCATTTTTTGATGATTATCTTCTTTGAAGAGTCGTGGTACCTGAACACATGCGTACAACTACATGTACCTGCACTGTCCTCTAAGAagtaatatgttaattaaatacaCACCTATGGTGGGCTCTGTAAATAAACGTGGCCCCTGATTTGTCAAATCTCCGTGACATTAGGACAGATTCACTTTACTCAGAAGCCCTTGACTGTGTCCCTGTGCACACTCGAGTGAACACTGAATGCTGAGCCACTTAAACGTAACtgtggttttttttgggggggtcccAGTAGCACTTGCGTGTCTGTGGAGATTGGTTTGGGAGAAGGTGGTCCTGCTGGAGAGTCTATCTTTTGTTTTACTGGACACAGTATTTTACAGAGGTGTCCATTCTGGCTGGAGAGCTCTGGATTTCAAACCTCGATTAAAGCAGTTCAAAGGAAACTGAATTTAACTTTTGAAGTCAAtgtattttcaatcttttttggGTCACGGTGGGGGGAGGTGCTTAACTATTGAGAAGAAAGGGAACAGGACTCTTCAGGCTGCTCCAGTTTTGTGGTCTCACTGCTTTGGGGGGAACAATTCTGCTCAGCTGGGGCGGTGGGTGGGGAACAGAGGGGGTTGGTGGATCAGAGGAAGAACTCGGTCAATTAAGGAGTCTTCCAACTTGTCTAAGCAGCCAACTTAAACGTAGGAGGGAATAGAGGCCCCGAAGCCTTTGAAAGGCTTTGTAAAAGAGAGACCAGAAACCACATTTTTATGGAGGGCCACTGGCAGTAAAGAAGCCCTCCCAAACACActgaatatttcatttctgtgGGGAAATCTGGTGATTCATCTTTCCTGCGCATATGTAACTGATTCAGCCTAAAGGtgcatttaaataataataattagcttGAAGGAGCCTAAAGGGGATATTTACATCTTTGTAGGAGGGCTGCTCCTCCAGTGATGGATGGTGGACCGGGCTGCCGgggctgctgccgccgccgccgcttgCTTTCTGCGAggccaggggcgggggcgggggcgggggcgggggcggcggcgggggcgggggcgggggcaggtcgGAGCCGCCGGGGTCGCCCAGCTTCCCGTCCTCGGGCAGCAGCCTGGACGAGTTCAGGGCGAGTGGGAAGGCGCCCGGCGCGGCCGGCGCGCGGTCCCGGCTGCTCCCCTTCTCCGACAGCCCTCGGCCCTGGAGGTACCGGCCGCCCCCGACCAAGGGGTCCCCTAGCAGGACCCCCGCCTCCTCGTCTTCCTCGTCGTCGTCGTCGGGGTCGcggccttcctcctcctcttcgcCCTCGGGGGGTCTGTGGCCCTCCACGTCCacctcctgctcttcctcctcgTCGTCCTCGTCCTCGGAGCTGTCCTCGCTGGGGTAGCTGCAGCTGGTGCCCCCGGGGGACAGGAGGCCTCGGTGGTGCGGCTGCAGGGtcagcgcgggcggcggcggcggcggggccgggtgGTGGCGCTCGGAGCCCGGCTCGTCGGGCTGcgggggcagcagcagcagcggcgacGGCGGctgcggggggtggtggtggtggtggtggtgcgggtggtggtggtggtgcggggggtgggggtgcgggtggggcgcTGGGGCCGCGTGCGGCGCCCCCGCCGACGCCCCGTGCAGCTTGGCCAGGCTCTCCGCGTCGTCCTTGCCGCCCACCGGCCGGAAGGCGCTCGAATGGTGGTAGCTGCCCCCGCCCGCCTTGCGCCCCTCCAGGAGGTGCGGGTGGTGGGGCGCGGGCGCTCGGGCCGCCGCGGAGCCCGCCCCGGtggccgcggccccggcccccgacACGGCGCCGGGGTCCGCGGGCGGCGTGGAGCCGGCGCTGCAGTCCCCGCCGCTGCCGCCCGGGGGCGACTCGAAGAGGGCGTCGCGGGCGCCCGCGGCCCCGGCGGGAGGCGGAGGGCCGGAGCCGGGGCCGTTGGCCACCACGGGAGGGGGCTGGCCTGGCGGGGGCGCGGCGTCGGCGCCCCCAGCCGCGCCGCCGGGCTCGGCCAGGTCCAGGAAGGCCTGGCGCAGCAAGGCCGGGCTCTCTCCAAGCGCGCAGCCGAGCGCCGAGGgcggctggggcgggggctgcaggTACGTGGGCACCGGCAGCCCGCCGGGGGTCCGCGGAGGCCAGAACATGCAGAACGGCGGGTAGAAAGCGTCCTTGCGGCCCGCGGGCCAGAAGAGGCCGGACAGGCCGGCCTTGggcgccgcgcccgccgcgcccgcgccccccagGGCCTCGGCCGCCGCGCCCGCGTCCTCCTTCTTGTGGCACAGGCCGaaggcggcggctgcggcggggAAGGTGTAGGGGTGCGGGAAGAGCCCCCCGCAGCCCGGGAACTTCTGCAGCACTCCCCCGAAGGAGCCCTTGCTGGGCACCGGGATGACCGGGTAGCTACGCGGGCCTTTGGCTCCagccgccgcgcccgcgcccgcgcccgcgcccgcgcccacgcagccgcccccgccgccgcccgcgcccgcgcccgcgcccgcgcccgccccggagCCGCCCGAGGCCGCGGCCACCGACAggctggcggcggcggccgagAGGCTGGCGGCGGCCACGACGGCCGCCTCCTGCAGCGAGTCGTCGTCGTCGTCGAAGCGCGGCCGCTTGTGGTGGGCGTGGGGCGCGCCGGCCAGCTCGGCcagggggggcggcggcggcggcggcgggggcgccccgAGCAGGTGCGGGCCCAGcaggcccccgccgcccgccaccgccgccgccgccgccaccgcggCCGCCTTGACGGAGCTGAGCGGGTGGCAGGCGGGATGCGCGCCGGGCTGGGGCAGCGCGCGCTTGCGGCTGCCGCCGTTGAACATGGCCTTGACGTCCTCCCAGGCGAAGACGAGCTCGTCCTGGGGACTCTTGTCCGTGAGCTTGAGGTGACGGCGCCACGAGTTGAAGTTGGCTGCGTCCGGCTGCGTGTACTTGGCGTCGGGCGTACGGTGGGAGTGGAAGATGAACTTGTTGGGTGAGAAGTACATGTTGCAGTAGCTGCATTTGATGCACTTGGCGCGGGAGCTGTTGTAGCGCGCGGGGATGAAGCTCCCGCGGCAGCCCCAGGCGCACTCGTGGGACACGTCGAAGGCGAAGTTGTCGGGCAGCTTGGGCGGCCTGTTTTCGCCGAGGAACGACTTGCACAGGCGCTCGGCCTCCCGCTTGGTGATCATGCCACAGCGGCGCGAGGAGATGGGCATGGCCCCGGCGCGCCGCAGGATCTCCAGCTGCACCGGCGTGCACTGCACGCACGTGATGCCCAGCGCCACGCGGCGGTTGTGGATCTCGTTGTAGCTGAAGTTCTTGAGGAGCGTGTTGGAGATCTGCGCCAGGCACAGGCGCTCCTGGCCGTCGATCACCAGCGACACGATGGGGATGCCGTAGAGGATCACCTGGCCCACCTGGTTGGGCTTGAGGTTGGCGTGGCCCGGCCGCGGCTGGCTCAGCGCGTCGGGCTGGAAGGCGCTCGACGGCGATGCCAGCAGGATGTCGTTGGGCCCCGGCAGCGGGCTGGAAGCCATTTCCTGCGCCGAGGAAGCCCGGGCCGAGCCCTCCGGGTCTGTCTTGGAGACTGGA
Protein-coding sequences here:
- the SKOR2 gene encoding SKI family transcriptional corepressor 2, whose protein sequence is MASSPLPGPNDILLASPSSAFQPDALSQPRPGHANLKPNQVGQVILYGIPIVSLVIDGQERLCLAQISNTLLKNFSYNEIHNRRVALGITCVQCTPVQLEILRRAGAMPISSRRCGMITKREAERLCKSFLGENRPPKLPDNFAFDVSHECAWGCRGSFIPARYNSSRAKCIKCSYCNMYFSPNKFIFHSHRTPDAKYTQPDAANFNSWRRHLKLTDKSPQDELVFAWEDVKAMFNGGSRKRALPQPGAHPACHPLSSVKAAAVAAAAAVAGGGGLLGPHLLGAPPPPPPPPPLAELAGAPHAHHKRPRFDDDDDSLQEAAVVAAASLSAAAASLSVAAASGGSGAGAGAGAGAGGGGGGCVGAGAGAGAGAAAGAKGPRSYPVIPVPSKGSFGGVLQKFPGCGGLFPHPYTFPAAAAAFGLCHKKEDAGAAAEALGGAGAAGAAPKAGLSGLFWPAGRKDAFYPPFCMFWPPRTPGGLPVPTYLQPPPQPPSALGCALGESPALLRQAFLDLAEPGGAAGGADAAPPPGQPPPVVANGPGSGPPPPAGAAGARDALFESPPGGSGGDCSAGSTPPADPGAVSGAGAAATGAGSAAARAPAPHHPHLLEGRKAGGGSYHHSSAFRPVGGKDDAESLAKLHGASAGAPHAAPAPHPHPHPPHHHHHPHHHHHHHPPQPPSPLLLLPPQPDEPGSERHHPAPPPPPPALTLQPHHRGLLSPGGTSCSYPSEDSSEDEDDEEEEQEVDVEGHRPPEGEEEEEGRDPDDDDEEDEEAGVLLGDPLVGGGRYLQGRGLSEKGSSRDRAPAAPGAFPLALNSSRLLPEDGKLGDPGGSDLPPPPPPPPPPPPPPPPPLASQKASGGGGSSPGSPVHHPSLEEQPSYKDNQKAKENNQVILPTKDDSNFSDKNKEHSFFITDSDASGGDFWRERSGEHTQETNSPHSLKKDVENMGKEELQKVLFEQIDLRRRLEQEFQVLKGNTSFPVFNNFQDQMKRELAYREEMVQQLQIIPYAASLIRKEKLGAHLSKS